One part of the Cyprinus carpio isolate SPL01 chromosome B12, ASM1834038v1, whole genome shotgun sequence genome encodes these proteins:
- the tob1b gene encoding protein Tob1b, translating to MQLEIQVALNFIISYLYNKLPRRRVNIFGEELERQLKKKYEGHWYPDKPYKGSGFRCIHVGEKVDPVVEEAAKESGLDIEDVRNNLPQDLSVWIDPFEVSYQIGEKGAVKVLYVDDSGENGSELDKEIRNSFNPEAQVFMPISDPVGVSSESSSPSPPPFGQSAAVSPSFMPRSTQPLTFTTASFAATKFGSTKMKNSGRNGSKVARSSPTNLGLNVNSLLKQKAISSSMHSLYGYGLGASPPLQKASALSPNAKEFVFPNLQGQGSSGGATFPGENPLSLSPLQYSNAFDVFAAYGSINEKSLVDGLNFSLSNMQYSNQQFQPVMAN from the coding sequence ATGCAGCTTGAAATCCAAGTAGCGCTGAACTTCATCATTTCATACCTGTACAACAAACTCCCGCGGCGGAGAGTCAACATCTTCGGCGAGGAGCTGGAGAGGCAGCTGAAGAAGAAATACGAAGGACACTGGTACCCCGACAAGCCATACAAAGGATCCGGGTTTAGGTGCATCCATGTGGGAGAGAAGGTGGATCCGGTCGTGGAGGAAGCAGCCAAAGAGAGCGGGCTGGACATCGAGGACGTCCGCAATAATTTGCCTCAGGATCTCAGCGTTTGGATCGACCCTTTCGAAGTGTCCTATCAGATCGGGGAGAAGGGAGCGGTTAAGGTGCTATACGTGGACGATAGCGGAGAGAACGGCTCCGAGCTGGACAAGGAGATCAGAAACAGTTTTAACCCGGAGGCTCAGGTCTTCATGCCAATAAGCGACCCGGTGGGCGTCTCATCCGAGTCCAGCTCGCCGTCGCCGCCACCGTTTGGCCAGTCGGCGGCCGTCAGCCCGTCCTTCATGCCGCGCTCCACCCAGCCTTTAACCTTCACCACCGCCTCGTTCGCTGCAACCAAGTTCGGCTCCACCAAGATGAAGAACAGCGGCCGAAACGGCAGCAAAGTGGCCCGCAGCTCTCCCACCAACCTGGGTCTGAATGTCAACAGCCTCCTCAAGCAGAAAGCCATCTCCAGCTCCATGCATTCGCTCTACGGTTACGGCCTGGGAGCTTCGCCTCCGCTGCAGAAAGCGTCCGCGCTCTCGCCCAACGCCAAGGAGTTTGTGTTCCCCAACCTGCAAGGCCAAGGGAGCTCCGGAGGCGCGACGTTCCCGGGCGAAAACCCGCTCAGCCTCAGTCCTCTGCAGTACAGCAATGCCTTCGACGTGTTTGCAGCCTACGGGAGCATCAACGAGAAGTCGCTCGTGGATGGCTTAAACTTCAGTCTCAGCAACATGCAGTATTCAAACCAGCAGTTCCAGCCAGTCATGGCTAACTAA